From a region of the Euwallacea similis isolate ESF13 chromosome 19, ESF131.1, whole genome shotgun sequence genome:
- the LOC136415045 gene encoding uncharacterized protein isoform X1: protein MNSRKQAKPKRLHLKTSSNKCEKHLRFPRSSSQLKSNVISTKFTLLPGFVSKGFASDTLVKEESPKKIVTSSDSSINENIQEFLETKRVRRSQRLQNKRSCRLRDATNTFHNKNKTNFKRFQQENKSKSIFMGINAAFAKLESQSKITPTIGNNHNVNLELTQGRNVEKSCNFKQPSQSRTSSPESIRLNVALDPSEPNKNNKLLDFLNLLKHNPPNKDKPRTNEKCNRFFCSDFSNKIRVILKKDAVEACRKQIIEQIKSTNLIMAGKVSNMKKYIGNRDVEDYENLAENVLPIPRGNWVYATPTNRRMVVEQAQKREHCPLEPAVICETDNSRNLYEVNKRKSVDFLDENTQDVPEETSTYFRKVVAVRKIPRSDSSTTEHYERQKLCDDFKFRKNSKLSQLPDFMTSHISAPFKQKLNVADGAENYITFIEDEGGFKICQPQRDDQEQNIFNSGKIFDFASQKTNLFNFGEFSNVKI from the exons atgaacTCGAGGAAGCAAGCAAAACCAAAACGTCTTCACCTTAAAACCAGCAGTAATAAATGCGAAAAACATCTTAGGTTTCCCAGGTCTAGTTCACAACTAAAATCTAATGTCATATCGACAAAATTCACT CTATTACCTGGATTTGTATCAAAAGGATTCGCTTCCGATACTCTAGTTAAAGAAGAAA gtccaaaaaaaattgtaacatcATCTGACAGTTCAATTAATGAGAACATCcaagaatttttggaaacgAAGAGAGTAAGACGGTCCCAACGCTTACAAAATAAACGGAGCTGTAGATTAAGAGATGCCACAAACAcgtttcataataaaaataaaacaaactttaaaCGTTTTCAACAGGAAAATAAGtctaaaagcatttttatgggCATTAATGCCGCGTTTGCTAAACTTGAGTCACAATCAAAAATTACACCGACTATCGGTAACAATCACAACGTAAATTTGGAACTTACACAAGGACGAAACGTAGAGAAAAGCTGCAATTTCAAACAACCCTCACAATCTAGGACATCTTCACCTGAGTCTATTCGCTTGAACGTAGCTCTAGATCCCTCTGaaccaaacaaaaataacaaacttttAGATTTTCTTAACCTTCTTAAACACAACCCTCCAAACAAAGACAAGCCCAGAACCAACGAAAAGTGTAACCGATTTTTTTGCTCAGATTTTTCCAACAAAATCCGTGtgatcttaaaaaaagatgcCGTGGAAGCGTGCCGAAAACAAATCATTGAGCAAATTAAGAGCACCAACCTGATCATGGCAGGAAAAGTCTCGAATATGAAGAAATACATAGGGAATAGAGATGTAGAAGACTACGAAAATCTGGCAGAAAACGTACTTCCAATACCTAGAGGAAATTGGGTGTATGCTACACCGACCAACAGAAGAATGGTCGTTGAACAAGCGCAAAAAAGAGAGCACTGCCCATTGGAACCCGCTGTTATATGCGAAACCGACAACTCTCGCAACTTATATGAAGTAAATAAACGAAAGAGTGTAGattttttagatgaaaatACCCAAGATGTCCCTGAAGAGACTAGCACTTACTTCAGAAAGGTGGTTGCCGTAAGGAAAATCCCTCGATCTGATAGTTCCACTACTGAACATTATGAAAGGCAAAAGTTGTGTGatgattttaaattcagaaag aaTTCAAAATTGAGTCAACTGCCCGATTTCATGACAAGTCACATTTCAGCTCCATTCAAACAGAAACTTAATGTTGCTGATGGTGCAGAAAACTATATTACGTTTATTGAAGACGAAGGTGGCTTTAAAATATGTCAACCCCAAAGAGACGATCAagagcaaaatatttttaatagtggtaaaattttcgattttgccagccaaaaaacaaatttgttcaattttggGGAATTTAGTaatgtgaaaatttga
- the LOC136415045 gene encoding uncharacterized protein isoform X2 gives MNSRKQAKPKRLHLKTSSNKCEKHLRFPRSSSQLKSNVISTKFTLLPGFVSKGFASDTLVKEESPKKIVTSSDSSINENIQEFLETKRVRRSQRLQNKRSCRLRDATNTFHNKNKTNFKRFQQENKSKSIFMGINAAFAKLESQSKITPTIGNNHNVNLELTQGRNVEKSCNFKQPSQSRTSSPESIRLNVALDPSEPNKNNKLLDFLNLLKHNPPNKDKPRTNEKCNRFFCSDFSNKIRVILKKDAVEACRKQIIEQIKSTNLIMAGKVSNMKKYIGNRDVEDYENLAENVLPIPRGNWVYATPTNRRMVVEQAQKREHCPLEPAVICETDNSRNLYEVNKRKSVDFLDENTQDVPEETSTYFRKVVAVRKIPRSDSSTTEHYERQKLCDDFKFRKKTILRLLKTKVALKYVNPKETIKSKIFLIVVKFSILPAKKQICSILGNLVM, from the exons atgaacTCGAGGAAGCAAGCAAAACCAAAACGTCTTCACCTTAAAACCAGCAGTAATAAATGCGAAAAACATCTTAGGTTTCCCAGGTCTAGTTCACAACTAAAATCTAATGTCATATCGACAAAATTCACT CTATTACCTGGATTTGTATCAAAAGGATTCGCTTCCGATACTCTAGTTAAAGAAGAAA gtccaaaaaaaattgtaacatcATCTGACAGTTCAATTAATGAGAACATCcaagaatttttggaaacgAAGAGAGTAAGACGGTCCCAACGCTTACAAAATAAACGGAGCTGTAGATTAAGAGATGCCACAAACAcgtttcataataaaaataaaacaaactttaaaCGTTTTCAACAGGAAAATAAGtctaaaagcatttttatgggCATTAATGCCGCGTTTGCTAAACTTGAGTCACAATCAAAAATTACACCGACTATCGGTAACAATCACAACGTAAATTTGGAACTTACACAAGGACGAAACGTAGAGAAAAGCTGCAATTTCAAACAACCCTCACAATCTAGGACATCTTCACCTGAGTCTATTCGCTTGAACGTAGCTCTAGATCCCTCTGaaccaaacaaaaataacaaacttttAGATTTTCTTAACCTTCTTAAACACAACCCTCCAAACAAAGACAAGCCCAGAACCAACGAAAAGTGTAACCGATTTTTTTGCTCAGATTTTTCCAACAAAATCCGTGtgatcttaaaaaaagatgcCGTGGAAGCGTGCCGAAAACAAATCATTGAGCAAATTAAGAGCACCAACCTGATCATGGCAGGAAAAGTCTCGAATATGAAGAAATACATAGGGAATAGAGATGTAGAAGACTACGAAAATCTGGCAGAAAACGTACTTCCAATACCTAGAGGAAATTGGGTGTATGCTACACCGACCAACAGAAGAATGGTCGTTGAACAAGCGCAAAAAAGAGAGCACTGCCCATTGGAACCCGCTGTTATATGCGAAACCGACAACTCTCGCAACTTATATGAAGTAAATAAACGAAAGAGTGTAGattttttagatgaaaatACCCAAGATGTCCCTGAAGAGACTAGCACTTACTTCAGAAAGGTGGTTGCCGTAAGGAAAATCCCTCGATCTGATAGTTCCACTACTGAACATTATGAAAGGCAAAAGTTGTGTGatgattttaaattcagaaag AAAACTATATTACGTTTATTGAAGACGAAGGTGGCTTTAAAATATGTCAACCCCAAAGAGACGATCAagagcaaaatatttttaatagtggtaaaattttcgattttgccagccaaaaaacaaatttgttcaattttggGGAATTTAGTaatgtga